In the genome of Aureimonas sp. OT7, one region contains:
- a CDS encoding PfkB family carbohydrate kinase has product MPSDKVARKREASAEIAVFAPWPLFTITIEKLASGEDEVYFHAGGQGVWAARMAAELGGKALLIGPVGGEARTLIEALVRAEGLDMRAVPIRHANGGYINDRRGGQRKEIATVPPPRLDRHEVDDLYNAALAEGIRCGTMIVTGVPDGKVLPVEVYTRLSRDLRANDVISVADIAGTVLDAVEEGLTLIKVSHEELQAAGLAKDDSRKSLMKAMEGLRKKADNIVVSCAGAGALALMQDRFWEAKAPQLTPRDHSGAGDSMTAALAVALSRGDEPDACLKLATAAGAMNVTRHGRGTGNLHDIEIVAGRVEIEELK; this is encoded by the coding sequence ATGCCAAGCGATAAGGTAGCGCGTAAACGAGAGGCCTCTGCGGAGATCGCGGTCTTCGCGCCATGGCCGCTTTTCACCATCACCATCGAGAAGCTGGCCAGCGGCGAGGACGAAGTCTATTTCCACGCCGGCGGGCAGGGCGTCTGGGCCGCCCGCATGGCGGCCGAACTCGGTGGCAAGGCCCTGTTGATCGGGCCGGTGGGCGGCGAGGCGCGTACCCTGATCGAGGCGCTGGTGCGGGCCGAGGGGCTGGATATGCGCGCCGTGCCCATACGCCACGCCAATGGCGGCTACATCAACGACCGGCGCGGCGGCCAGCGCAAGGAGATCGCCACGGTGCCGCCACCCCGGCTGGACCGCCACGAGGTCGACGATCTTTACAACGCGGCCCTGGCCGAGGGCATACGCTGCGGCACGATGATCGTGACCGGCGTACCCGACGGCAAGGTCCTGCCCGTGGAAGTTTATACGCGCCTGTCCCGCGACCTGAGGGCAAACGACGTCATCTCCGTCGCCGATATCGCGGGCACCGTCCTGGATGCGGTCGAGGAAGGCCTGACCTTGATCAAGGTCAGCCACGAGGAGCTGCAGGCGGCGGGCCTGGCCAAGGACGACAGCCGGAAAAGCCTGATGAAGGCAATGGAAGGGCTGCGCAAGAAGGCCGACAATATCGTCGTCTCCTGTGCGGGCGCCGGCGCGCTGGCCTTGATGCAGGATCGCTTCTGGGAGGCGAAGGCCCCGCAACTGACCCCGCGCGACCATTCCGGCGCGGGAGATTCCATGACCGCCGCGCTGGCCGTCGCCCTGTCACGCGGCGACGAGCCGGATGCCTGCCTGAAACTGGCGACGGCCGCCGGCGCGATGAATGTGACACGCCATGGGCGCGGAACCGGTAACCTGCACGACATCGAGATCGTCGCGGGGCGGGTGGAGATCGAGGAACTCAAATGA
- a CDS encoding transglutaminase family protein, which yields MRYDIRLRIGYDYALPVRSAHHLLRVSPRIDRGQTLHALSLDVAPDTDETLQESCFFGNRTHHLLLNRPHTALSVEMRARVEVRRAEPDLSNAPDIATLSDMARHSRAESGQSPIYQLAASRMVAPLPEAGIFVAESLSGLSPGLGVLAVAQRISGEFAYEPGFSSLATTPAQTLSSRRGVCQDFAHLMIAGLRQTGIPAAYVSGFLRTDPPPGQPRIEGADAMHAWIEAWLGPDLGWVGFDPTNGCLAGDGHVAVAFGRDYADVAPVAGVVTTTGAQATDHAVDVVPENEPPAPWQASLPAA from the coding sequence ATGCGTTACGATATCCGCCTTCGCATCGGCTACGACTATGCCCTTCCCGTCCGCAGCGCCCATCATCTGCTGCGGGTTTCGCCGCGCATCGACCGTGGCCAGACGCTCCATGCGCTATCGTTGGACGTCGCCCCCGATACGGACGAGACGCTCCAGGAAAGCTGTTTTTTCGGCAACCGGACACACCACCTCCTGCTGAACAGGCCGCACACCGCACTGTCGGTCGAAATGCGCGCCCGCGTCGAGGTTCGGCGCGCCGAGCCCGACCTTTCGAACGCGCCGGACATCGCTACCCTGTCGGACATGGCCCGGCACAGCCGTGCCGAAAGCGGCCAGAGCCCGATATACCAGCTCGCGGCCAGCCGCATGGTGGCTCCCCTTCCGGAAGCAGGCATCTTCGTGGCCGAAAGCCTTTCCGGCCTGTCGCCCGGCCTTGGCGTCCTCGCCGTCGCGCAGCGCATCTCGGGCGAGTTCGCCTACGAACCGGGCTTTTCGTCGCTGGCAACGACGCCGGCGCAAACCTTGTCCAGCCGGCGCGGCGTCTGCCAGGATTTCGCCCACCTGATGATTGCGGGCCTGCGTCAGACCGGTATTCCGGCGGCCTACGTTTCGGGCTTCCTGCGGACGGACCCGCCGCCCGGCCAGCCACGCATCGAGGGTGCGGATGCAATGCACGCCTGGATCGAGGCGTGGCTTGGGCCCGACCTCGGCTGGGTCGGCTTCGACCCGACCAATGGCTGCCTGGCCGGCGATGGCCATGTTGCCGTGGCCTTCGGCCGCGACTACGCGGACGTCGCCCCGGTTGCCGGCGTCGTCACCACCACCGGCGCGCAGGCGACCGATCATGCAGTCGACGTGGTGCCCGAAAACGAGCCGCCGGCCCCGTGGCAGGCTTCCCTCCCGGCCGCGTGA
- a CDS encoding nucleoside/nucleotide kinase family protein: MAPDITLQDLVQLALRRAGDGRRIVVALAGPPGAGKSTAAGRLTQSLNAARPGVAALFPMDGYHFDDTVLNARGHRPRKGAPHTFDLGGYRAMLDRLRADDASDIAVPVFDRALEIARAGADIVPGPARIIVTEGNYLLLDADGWRDLRSRFDIAVFVTAPMAIIEVRLRQRWLGLHYDDAALLMKMEGNDLPNVRLVLGSSKQADVTLRTDGTELV, from the coding sequence ATGGCGCCGGACATCACCCTGCAGGACCTCGTCCAGCTTGCCTTGCGGCGGGCCGGCGATGGCCGGCGTATCGTCGTTGCACTTGCCGGCCCGCCCGGGGCCGGCAAATCGACGGCCGCCGGCCGCCTGACGCAATCGTTGAATGCGGCCAGGCCCGGCGTCGCCGCCCTGTTTCCGATGGACGGCTACCATTTCGACGATACCGTACTGAACGCACGTGGACACCGCCCGCGCAAGGGCGCTCCGCACACATTCGATCTGGGCGGCTATCGCGCGATGCTCGACAGGTTGCGCGCCGACGACGCATCCGACATCGCCGTGCCGGTCTTCGATCGCGCGCTGGAGATCGCAAGGGCCGGCGCGGACATCGTGCCGGGCCCGGCGCGCATCATCGTCACCGAGGGAAACTACCTGCTTCTCGATGCCGACGGCTGGCGCGACCTGCGCAGTCGCTTCGATATCGCGGTGTTCGTGACGGCGCCCATGGCCATCATCGAGGTCCGTCTTCGGCAGCGTTGGCTGGGCCTCCATTACGACGACGCCGCCCTGCTCATGAAAATGGAGGGCAACGATCTTCCCAATGTCCGGCTGGTGCTGGGCTCGAGCAAGCAAGCCGATGTCACGCTTCGGACGGACGGAACCGAATTGGTCTAA
- a CDS encoding heme-binding protein gives MTLTLDHARKIISASLAKAAEGKFKPLTVAVLDAGGALIALERQDGTSRMRPDIAIGKANGCIAMGVGCRALLDRAEKQPFFIQAMNSLAGGSLVPVPGGVLIRNDGAIIGAVGITGDTSDNDEIAAIAGIEAAGFTADAG, from the coding sequence ATGACACTGACGCTCGACCACGCCCGCAAGATCATCTCCGCCAGCCTTGCCAAGGCGGCCGAAGGCAAGTTCAAGCCGCTGACGGTGGCCGTGCTGGATGCCGGGGGCGCACTGATCGCCCTGGAACGGCAGGACGGCACCTCGCGCATGCGCCCCGACATCGCCATCGGCAAGGCCAATGGCTGCATCGCGATGGGCGTCGGCTGCCGTGCCCTGCTCGACCGCGCGGAGAAACAGCCATTCTTCATCCAGGCCATGAACAGCCTTGCCGGCGGCAGCCTGGTGCCGGTACCCGGCGGCGTCCTGATCCGCAATGACGGCGCGATCATCGGTGCGGTCGGCATCACCGGCGATACGTCCGACAATGACGAGATCGCCGCGATCGCGGGCATCGAGGCGGCAGGTTTCACGGCCGACGCCGGCTGA
- a CDS encoding circularly permuted type 2 ATP-grasp protein, translating to MSATYRPAGIDEMVDGNGVVRPHYRSLVDALAAMPPAEQARRQGQAEQYLREAGVYYRDPAEGAGATAAEHAWPLAFLPLVIDAAEWRALETALIQRARFLESLLADVYGGRALVVEGLLPGTVLAGNREFLHPLADQAKNGLPLLGFVAMDLMRGTDGVWRLLGDRTQAPSGAGFALENRVATARAFPELVRDGRVRRLAGFFQGFRDALHAWNASLGGEAIGILSPGLMSETSYEHAYLARYLGFQLVEGGDLTVRQDHVFVRSVDGDRPVAVLWRRLDADFADPVELNGESRIGTAGLSRTVRAGNLLMVNALGSGFLEDPSLAPYMDALAERLIGETLLLRPAEQTATPSTAPVLSNGSLSPRPVTLRVFLARGRDGWHAMPGGFARVAEAALPGAAIRAGGRSVDVWVLSDGPRSNLTLLARDAVFSRRLPGALPARAADNLFWLGRQVERLEQASRIMRTHQGRQADAAPLADVDSALRGALMRFGLDADAPLPGLAALAGMACDIASRIRDRFSPDGWRVLSEIPPLLAEARPATHAEAAAVANGILGRLSGFTGLVEENMYRLNGWRFLQCGRRIERGIAFCESLADLVRPDLGDEALDAILELADSRLTYRRRYSVELWRHAVLDLSVLDPLNPRSVTFLAEELDSIIHALPGFQAGEPLTQPGRRIARLAVRLRTADPREVDAAFLKRVAQDMRDISELLSERYFAPASGHLSAYGGSTVE from the coding sequence GTGTCGGCAACCTACCGGCCGGCCGGCATCGACGAGATGGTCGATGGTAACGGCGTCGTGCGCCCGCACTACCGCAGCCTCGTCGACGCGCTTGCGGCCATGCCCCCGGCAGAGCAGGCGCGCCGCCAGGGCCAGGCCGAGCAGTATCTGCGCGAGGCCGGCGTCTACTATCGCGACCCGGCGGAGGGCGCCGGCGCGACGGCGGCCGAGCATGCCTGGCCGCTGGCATTCCTGCCACTGGTCATCGACGCCGCCGAGTGGCGCGCGCTCGAGACGGCGTTGATCCAGCGGGCACGGTTTCTGGAAAGCCTGCTTGCCGACGTCTACGGCGGCCGCGCCCTCGTGGTGGAAGGCCTTCTGCCCGGTACGGTGCTGGCCGGCAACCGCGAATTCCTGCATCCGCTGGCCGATCAGGCGAAAAACGGCCTGCCGCTCCTCGGCTTCGTCGCCATGGATCTGATGCGCGGGACGGACGGCGTCTGGCGCCTGCTTGGCGACCGGACCCAGGCGCCTTCGGGCGCGGGTTTCGCCCTCGAAAACCGCGTCGCCACCGCAAGGGCCTTCCCCGAGCTCGTCCGCGACGGGCGGGTGCGCCGGCTCGCCGGCTTCTTCCAGGGTTTCAGGGATGCGCTGCATGCTTGGAACGCTTCCCTGGGTGGCGAAGCGATCGGCATTCTAAGCCCCGGCCTGATGAGCGAGACGTCGTACGAACACGCCTATCTCGCCCGCTATCTCGGCTTCCAGCTCGTCGAGGGCGGCGACCTGACCGTGCGGCAGGACCATGTCTTCGTGCGCAGCGTGGATGGCGATCGGCCCGTTGCGGTGCTTTGGCGAAGGCTGGACGCCGATTTCGCCGACCCCGTCGAGCTGAACGGAGAAAGCCGCATCGGCACGGCCGGCTTGTCGCGTACCGTCCGCGCCGGCAACCTTCTGATGGTCAATGCGCTGGGTTCCGGTTTCCTGGAAGATCCATCTCTCGCGCCGTATATGGATGCGCTTGCGGAACGCCTGATCGGCGAAACGCTGCTCCTGCGGCCGGCGGAACAGACGGCCACGCCCTCCACCGCGCCGGTCCTGTCCAACGGTTCGCTGTCACCGAGGCCGGTGACGCTGCGCGTATTCCTGGCGCGGGGCCGCGACGGATGGCATGCCATGCCGGGCGGCTTCGCCCGTGTCGCGGAAGCGGCCCTGCCCGGGGCGGCCATCCGCGCCGGGGGCCGGTCGGTGGATGTCTGGGTGCTATCGGACGGCCCCCGGTCGAATCTTACCCTTTTGGCACGCGACGCGGTGTTTTCACGGCGGCTGCCGGGGGCGCTGCCGGCGCGCGCGGCGGACAATCTGTTCTGGCTGGGGCGGCAGGTCGAGCGGCTGGAGCAGGCCAGCCGCATCATGCGCACGCATCAGGGGCGGCAGGCGGACGCAGCGCCGCTGGCAGACGTCGACAGCGCCTTGCGCGGCGCCCTGATGCGTTTCGGCCTGGATGCGGATGCGCCACTGCCCGGCCTCGCCGCACTGGCGGGCATGGCCTGCGACATCGCGTCCCGCATCCGCGACCGGTTTTCGCCGGATGGCTGGCGCGTCCTTTCCGAAATCCCGCCCCTTCTGGCCGAGGCCCGGCCCGCGACGCACGCCGAGGCCGCCGCCGTTGCCAACGGCATTCTCGGGCGGCTGTCGGGGTTTACCGGCCTTGTCGAGGAGAACATGTACCGGCTGAACGGCTGGCGGTTCCTGCAATGCGGCCGCCGGATCGAGAGGGGCATCGCATTCTGCGAATCATTGGCGGACCTCGTCCGGCCCGATCTGGGCGACGAGGCGCTGGACGCCATCCTGGAGCTCGCCGACAGCCGCCTCACCTATCGCCGTCGCTACTCGGTGGAACTGTGGCGGCACGCGGTTCTGGACCTGTCCGTGCTCGATCCACTCAACCCGCGCTCGGTGACGTTCCTTGCCGAGGAGCTCGACTCCATCATCCACGCATTGCCGGGGTTCCAGGCCGGCGAGCCGCTGACGCAGCCCGGCCGGCGCATCGCCCGGCTGGCCGTACGCCTGCGCACGGCGGACCCGCGCGAGGTCGACGCCGCCTTCCTGAAACGCGTCGCCCAGGACATGCGCGATATCTCCGAACTCCTGTCCGAAAGGTACTTCGCACCGGCTTCGGGACATCTGTCCGCCTACGGCGGAAGCACGGTGGAATAG
- the lepA gene encoding translation elongation factor 4, with translation MRAMSTKTALDRIRNFSIVAHIDHGKSTLADRLIQVTGGLDTREMKDQVLDSMDIERERGITIKAQTVRLHYTARDGQMYVLNLIDTPGHVDFAYEVSRSLSACEGALLVVDAAQGVEAQTLANVYLALDANLEIVPVLNKIDLPAAEPDRVKEQIEEVIGLDASDAVMISAKSGLGIEDVLEAIVTRLPSPKTGDRSAPLKAMLVDSWYDAYLGVVVLVRVIDGEMKKGQTIRMMGTDARYPVDRVGVFTPKMVGVDALGPGEIGFITASIKEVADTRVGDTITEDKRPTAEMLPGFQPAQPVVFCGLFPVDAADFDDLRAAMGKLRLNDASFSFEMESSAALGFGFRCGFLGLLHLEIIQERLSREFDLDLIATAPSVVYTIRMTDGSEIQLHNPADMPDIVRIDTIEEPWIRATILTPDDYLGNILQLCQERRGIQVDLSYVGKRAMVTYELPLNEVVFDFYDRLKSISKGYASFDYQMVDYREGDLVKMGILVNAEPVDALSMLVHRSQAERRGRAMCEKLKELIPQHLFKIPIQAAIGGKVIARETISALRKDVTAKCYGGDATRKRKLLDKQKEGKKRMRQFGKVEIPQEAFIAALKMDS, from the coding sequence ATGCGGGCGATGAGCACCAAGACCGCCCTCGACCGTATCCGCAACTTTTCCATCGTCGCTCATATCGACCATGGCAAGTCCACCCTGGCCGACCGCCTGATCCAGGTGACGGGTGGCCTCGACACGCGTGAAATGAAGGATCAGGTGCTCGATTCAATGGACATCGAGCGGGAGCGCGGCATCACCATCAAGGCGCAGACGGTGCGCCTGCATTACACGGCCCGCGATGGGCAGATGTATGTGCTGAACCTCATCGACACGCCGGGCCATGTCGACTTCGCCTACGAAGTCTCGCGCTCGCTGTCGGCCTGCGAGGGCGCGCTGCTGGTCGTCGACGCGGCGCAGGGCGTGGAGGCGCAGACGCTCGCCAACGTCTATCTGGCCCTCGACGCCAACCTCGAGATCGTGCCCGTGCTCAACAAGATCGACCTGCCGGCGGCCGAGCCCGACCGCGTCAAGGAGCAGATCGAGGAAGTCATCGGCCTCGATGCCTCGGATGCGGTGATGATCTCGGCGAAGTCGGGCCTCGGCATCGAAGACGTTCTGGAAGCCATCGTCACTCGGCTGCCCTCTCCAAAGACGGGCGACCGGTCCGCACCGCTGAAGGCCATGCTGGTCGATAGCTGGTACGACGCCTATCTCGGTGTGGTCGTGCTGGTACGCGTCATCGACGGCGAAATGAAGAAGGGCCAGACCATCCGCATGATGGGCACGGACGCCAGGTATCCGGTGGACCGGGTCGGCGTCTTCACCCCCAAGATGGTCGGCGTCGACGCCCTCGGCCCCGGCGAAATCGGCTTCATCACCGCATCCATCAAGGAGGTCGCCGATACGCGCGTCGGCGATACCATCACCGAGGACAAGCGCCCCACGGCCGAAATGCTGCCCGGCTTCCAGCCGGCGCAGCCGGTTGTTTTCTGCGGCCTGTTCCCCGTCGATGCCGCCGATTTCGACGATCTGCGCGCCGCCATGGGCAAGCTGCGCCTCAACGATGCATCCTTTTCGTTCGAGATGGAGTCCTCCGCCGCGCTCGGCTTCGGCTTCCGCTGCGGCTTCCTCGGCCTCCTGCATCTGGAAATCATCCAGGAGCGGCTCAGCCGCGAATTCGATCTCGACCTGATCGCGACGGCGCCGTCGGTCGTCTACACGATCCGCATGACGGACGGATCGGAAATCCAGCTTCACAACCCCGCCGACATGCCCGACATCGTACGCATCGACACGATCGAAGAGCCGTGGATCCGCGCCACGATCCTGACGCCGGACGATTATCTCGGCAATATCCTGCAACTCTGCCAGGAGCGGCGCGGCATCCAGGTCGACCTGTCCTATGTTGGCAAGCGCGCCATGGTCACCTACGAACTGCCGCTGAACGAAGTCGTCTTCGACTTCTATGACCGGTTGAAGTCGATCTCCAAGGGCTACGCGTCCTTCGACTACCAGATGGTGGACTACCGCGAGGGCGACCTCGTCAAGATGGGCATCCTGGTGAATGCGGAGCCGGTCGACGCCTTGTCGATGCTGGTCCACCGCAGCCAGGCCGAGCGGCGTGGCCGCGCCATGTGCGAGAAGCTGAAGGAGCTGATCCCGCAACATCTGTTCAAGATCCCGATCCAGGCAGCCATCGGCGGCAAGGTCATCGCCCGCGAGACCATCTCGGCCCTCCGCAAGGACGTCACCGCCAAATGCTACGGCGGCGACGCCACCCGCAAGCGCAAGCTGCTCGACAAGCAGAAAGAGGGCAAGAAGCGCATGCGGCAGTTCGGCAAGGTGGAGATTCCACAGGAAGCCTTCATCGCCGCGCTCAAGATGGACAGTTGA
- a CDS encoding SDR family oxidoreductase yields the protein MIDLSGKTAFITAAAQGIGKATVELFAAAGARVIASDINEAALGELSGVAGVETLKLDVLDAGAVEAAAVKAGAIDILFNCAGVVHSGTILDCSDKDLDFAFDLNVRAQMHTIQAILPGMLERGDGCIINMASVASSVKAVPNRFAYSVTKAAVIGLTKSVAADYVGKGIRCNAICPGTVDSPSLQERLRAGGDYEGARAAFIARQPIGRIGQPEEIAALALHLAGATYTTGQIHVIDGGWTA from the coding sequence ATGATCGACCTTTCGGGAAAGACGGCCTTCATAACGGCGGCGGCACAGGGCATCGGCAAGGCCACGGTGGAACTGTTCGCCGCGGCGGGAGCGCGTGTGATCGCCTCCGACATCAACGAGGCGGCCTTGGGCGAACTGTCTGGCGTGGCCGGCGTGGAGACACTGAAGCTCGACGTTCTCGATGCGGGGGCCGTGGAGGCGGCTGCGGTGAAGGCCGGCGCGATCGACATTCTCTTCAATTGCGCCGGCGTCGTCCACTCCGGGACCATTCTGGACTGCAGCGACAAGGATCTCGACTTCGCCTTCGATCTGAACGTCCGTGCCCAGATGCACACGATCCAGGCGATCCTTCCCGGTATGCTGGAGCGTGGCGACGGCTGCATCATCAACATGGCGTCCGTTGCCTCCAGCGTGAAGGCCGTGCCGAATCGCTTTGCCTACAGCGTCACCAAGGCCGCCGTAATCGGCCTGACCAAATCGGTCGCCGCCGACTATGTCGGAAAGGGTATCCGCTGCAATGCCATCTGCCCGGGCACCGTCGATTCCCCCTCGCTTCAGGAGCGCCTGCGCGCCGGCGGCGACTACGAGGGCGCCCGCGCTGCCTTCATCGCGCGCCAGCCCATCGGCCGGATCGGCCAGCCGGAGGAAATCGCGGCGCTGGCGCTGCATCTGGCCGGCGCCACCTACACCACCGGCCAGATCCATGTGATCGACGGCGGCTGGACGGCCTGA
- a CDS encoding DMT family transporter, which produces MPSQTASTSILGGILLTLAAGMIFSSMDAVAKSLTGTLPVMQVVWGRYVFHTILVGGVLAARSGGFGYLRSRHPLLQFLRGMCLLSSTLLMYMAIARVPLADATAVLFFSPVFVTLLSVLVLKETIGIHRITAVVAGFVGVLLVVRPELGRTDPWLLLPLAAVVSNSVYLMMTRHLAHAENPAVTQFNTTAAGMVIMCLVVLPVWQTPALSQWMLMFVMGAFGALGHTVLVKAFSFAPASLLSPFLYSQVMFSALLSIFWFGDPMHPLTLAGTAILIASGIYIWWRENRKRL; this is translated from the coding sequence ATGCCCAGCCAGACAGCGTCCACTTCCATACTCGGCGGCATCCTGCTTACGCTGGCCGCCGGGATGATCTTCTCGTCCATGGATGCCGTGGCCAAGAGCCTCACGGGAACGCTGCCGGTCATGCAGGTGGTCTGGGGGCGCTACGTCTTCCACACGATCCTCGTCGGCGGCGTCCTGGCTGCCCGCAGCGGCGGCTTCGGCTATCTGAGGTCCCGCCATCCGCTGCTGCAGTTCCTGCGCGGCATGTGCCTGCTCTCCTCGACGCTGCTGATGTACATGGCCATAGCGCGCGTGCCGCTGGCCGACGCGACGGCCGTCCTGTTCTTCTCGCCCGTGTTCGTGACGCTCCTGTCCGTGCTGGTGTTGAAGGAAACGATCGGCATCCACCGCATTACAGCGGTGGTCGCCGGCTTCGTCGGCGTGCTGCTGGTCGTCCGCCCCGAGCTTGGCCGCACCGACCCGTGGCTGTTGCTGCCGCTGGCCGCCGTCGTCAGCAATTCGGTGTACCTGATGATGACGCGCCATCTGGCGCATGCGGAAAACCCCGCGGTGACGCAGTTCAACACGACCGCCGCAGGCATGGTCATCATGTGCCTGGTCGTGCTGCCCGTATGGCAGACGCCCGCGCTGTCGCAATGGATGCTGATGTTCGTGATGGGGGCGTTCGGCGCCCTCGGCCATACCGTGCTGGTGAAGGCGTTTTCCTTCGCCCCGGCGTCGCTGCTGTCACCCTTCCTGTATTCGCAGGTGATGTTCTCGGCGCTGCTCAGCATCTTCTGGTTCGGCGATCCGATGCACCCGCTGACGCTGGCGGGTACCGCCATCCTGATCGCCAGCGGCATCTATATCTGGTGGCGCGAGAACCGAAAGCGCCTGTAG
- a CDS encoding Hsp70 family protein — protein MSPISGTVASGTHAGLDFGTTNSTLGIAARGGPPRLLPVEGEALTIPSALFFSLEDGHTYFGRKAVSEYVEGAEGRFMRALKSILGTSLMNETTLVGRERKSFQELIGRFLRHMRERLESAGVQADKVVLGRPVHFIDDDPAADATAEAQLAAAARAEGFAHVEFQYEPVAAALYRESVLQAEELALIVDIGGGTSDFSVVRLSPERARAHDRSADILASTGVHVGGTDFDRLLSIRHVMPHFGLGSLYADGKRSLPVWYFNDMATWHRINLLYTPKVLRDIRDLERAAAEPERLDRFRHLVEYRSGHRLAGAVEAGKIRLTDAPETEIVLDEPGLDFALTVSRAAFEDATQDLVGRIQASLAEALATAGVSAEAVDSVILTGGGAEVPAVRRAATASLPHAQVIRSDAFGSVGLGLALDAARRFG, from the coding sequence TTGTCCCCGATATCAGGCACCGTGGCGTCCGGCACCCATGCCGGACTCGACTTCGGCACGACCAACTCCACGCTCGGCATCGCCGCGCGTGGCGGGCCCCCGCGCCTGCTGCCCGTCGAGGGCGAGGCGCTGACCATCCCTTCGGCGCTGTTCTTCAGCCTCGAGGACGGCCACACCTATTTCGGCCGGAAGGCCGTGTCGGAATATGTCGAGGGGGCGGAAGGCCGCTTCATGCGCGCCCTGAAAAGCATTCTCGGCACGTCGCTCATGAACGAGACGACGCTGGTCGGACGCGAGCGCAAGAGCTTCCAGGAGCTTATCGGGCGTTTCCTGCGTCATATGCGCGAACGGCTGGAATCGGCGGGCGTGCAGGCGGACAAGGTCGTGCTGGGGCGCCCGGTGCACTTCATCGATGACGACCCGGCCGCCGACGCGACTGCGGAGGCGCAACTGGCCGCCGCGGCGCGGGCGGAAGGCTTCGCCCATGTCGAGTTCCAGTACGAGCCGGTGGCCGCCGCGCTGTACCGTGAGTCGGTGTTGCAGGCGGAGGAACTGGCGCTGATCGTCGATATCGGCGGCGGCACATCCGACTTCTCGGTGGTGCGCCTGTCACCGGAGCGCGCCCGCGCGCATGACCGGTCGGCCGATATCCTGGCGTCCACCGGCGTCCATGTCGGCGGCACGGATTTCGACCGGCTGCTGAGCATACGGCATGTCATGCCGCACTTCGGGCTGGGAAGCCTCTACGCCGACGGCAAGCGCAGCCTGCCCGTCTGGTACTTCAACGACATGGCGACATGGCATCGCATCAACCTTCTCTACACGCCGAAGGTATTGCGCGACATCCGCGACCTGGAGCGCGCCGCGGCCGAGCCCGAGCGTCTGGACCGGTTTCGCCACCTCGTGGAATATCGCTCCGGGCATCGGCTGGCCGGCGCCGTCGAAGCCGGCAAGATCCGACTGACGGACGCCCCGGAAACCGAAATCGTCCTCGACGAGCCGGGTCTCGACTTCGCCCTGACCGTCTCGCGGGCAGCCTTCGAGGATGCCACGCAGGATCTCGTCGGCAGGATCCAGGCCAGCCTTGCCGAGGCCCTGGCAACGGCCGGCGTTTCGGCAGAGGCCGTCGACAGCGTCATCCTGACCGGTGGCGGCGCGGAAGTGCCGGCTGTGCGCAGGGCCGCTACGGCATCCCTCCCGCACGCGCAGGTCATTCGCTCCGATGCCTTCGGCAGCGTCGGCCTCGGCCTCGCGCTGGATGCCGCGCGACGGTTTGGATAA
- a CDS encoding inositol monophosphatase: protein MSQAQDDLRDLERLAVELAQLAGDRIIASLGTALAVKYKKLSREEEAEAEFRDPVSEIDSAVEAVLRERLAERYPTHAIIGEEEGGGDLPPGDYTWVIDPVDGTANFVNGFPIFAASIGLVHKGDPIVGAVWCSTSHALRPGVYHATKGGSLFFDGARIEAVDRSAVKRRIVAMPNLMTDMSLGYEARQTGSAAAECAFVAAGLLAGARFDSPNIWDVAGGVPLVLATGGTVLTRQDAAHDWKDFTRFDAPRGVVWRQPMIIGGGETASALALTA, encoded by the coding sequence ATGAGCCAGGCACAGGACGATCTTCGGGATCTGGAACGCCTGGCCGTGGAGCTGGCGCAACTGGCCGGAGACCGCATCATCGCGTCCCTCGGCACAGCCCTTGCGGTCAAGTACAAGAAGCTGTCGCGCGAGGAGGAGGCGGAGGCCGAGTTCCGCGACCCGGTATCCGAAATCGACAGCGCCGTCGAGGCCGTGCTGCGCGAACGCCTTGCCGAACGCTATCCCACCCACGCCATCATCGGCGAAGAGGAGGGCGGCGGCGACCTGCCCCCGGGCGACTATACCTGGGTGATAGACCCCGTCGACGGGACGGCCAATTTCGTCAACGGCTTTCCCATCTTCGCGGCCTCGATCGGGCTCGTCCACAAGGGGGACCCCATCGTCGGCGCGGTCTGGTGCTCGACCAGCCATGCGCTGCGGCCCGGGGTCTATCATGCCACCAAAGGCGGCTCGCTGTTCTTCGACGGGGCGCGCATCGAGGCGGTGGACCGATCCGCCGTCAAGCGGCGCATCGTCGCCATGCCGAACCTGATGACCGACATGAGCCTTGGCTACGAGGCGCGGCAGACGGGCTCGGCGGCGGCGGAGTGCGCCTTCGTGGCCGCCGGGCTCCTTGCGGGCGCGCGGTTCGACTCGCCCAATATATGGGATGTCGCCGGCGGCGTGCCCCTGGTTCTGGCAACGGGCGGAACGGTGCTGACGCGTCAGGACGCCGCCCACGACTGGAAGGATTTCACGCGCTTCGATGCCCCGCGCGGCGTGGTCTGGCGCCAGCCCATGATTATCGGGGGCGGTGAAACGGCAAGCGCCTTGGCGCTCACCGCCTGA